One window of the Candidatus Microbacterium colombiense genome contains the following:
- a CDS encoding O-antigen ligase family protein — translation MTPAQRLFRLLGSAEMARAFTLAVLGAVFASFAIERMTSTVTLAAIITALCLLGAAILWVRRDELSPLRIAPSSLFAFLCWALVSLVWTTDRSDTFFGWMSLFGFAFLALTVGHIRDTLQTVRAIGDTLRALLSVSLAVEILSGILLDVPFTFLGVEGHLAEGGPIQGIFGSRNMLGFIAVIALITFVIEWRTQSVGPPVAVGSIALAGALAFLSSSPTVLVLAAAVGVVTVALTIVRHASAERRNLVQWMLGILVALALTVAFALRHQIIALLDAGSDFSIRGNLWNTTLDFVALKPIQGWGWFGSWARGEYPFTYINFQLDDHHQSALNAFFDVLLQLGAAGLVLFLLLGGVALIRSWLVASVRRSVVYAWTPITLVTLAVDSMFESFTLVGAGWFMLVLCALRAGQSRSWRENIDAAQTGTIPTLRPQG, via the coding sequence CTCGGAGCGGTCTTCGCGTCGTTCGCCATCGAGCGGATGACATCGACGGTCACCCTGGCCGCGATCATCACCGCGTTGTGCCTGCTGGGCGCCGCGATCCTCTGGGTGCGCCGCGATGAGCTGTCACCGCTGCGCATCGCGCCGTCATCGTTGTTCGCGTTCCTGTGCTGGGCACTCGTGAGCTTGGTCTGGACCACGGACAGATCCGACACATTCTTCGGGTGGATGTCGCTGTTCGGCTTCGCTTTCCTGGCGCTGACGGTCGGACACATCCGCGACACGCTCCAGACCGTCCGGGCCATCGGCGACACGCTGCGCGCCCTGCTCTCGGTGTCGCTCGCGGTCGAGATCCTCTCGGGCATCCTGCTCGATGTGCCGTTCACATTCCTCGGCGTCGAGGGGCATCTGGCGGAAGGCGGCCCCATCCAGGGCATCTTCGGCAGCCGCAACATGCTCGGCTTCATCGCGGTCATCGCTCTGATCACCTTCGTGATCGAGTGGCGCACCCAGTCGGTCGGTCCCCCGGTTGCGGTCGGCTCGATCGCTCTGGCGGGCGCGCTCGCCTTCCTCTCCTCGTCTCCGACCGTGCTGGTGCTGGCGGCTGCCGTCGGCGTCGTCACGGTCGCGCTCACGATCGTGCGGCACGCATCGGCGGAGCGTCGGAACCTCGTCCAATGGATGCTGGGCATCCTGGTCGCGCTCGCCCTCACCGTGGCCTTCGCGCTGCGCCATCAGATCATCGCTCTCCTCGACGCCGGCTCGGACTTCTCGATCCGCGGGAACCTGTGGAACACGACGCTCGACTTCGTGGCACTCAAGCCGATCCAGGGGTGGGGGTGGTTCGGATCCTGGGCGCGGGGCGAGTACCCGTTCACCTACATCAACTTCCAGCTCGACGACCACCACCAAAGCGCACTGAACGCGTTCTTCGACGTACTGCTGCAGCTGGGCGCCGCGGGTCTGGTGCTGTTCCTCCTCCTCGGAGGCGTCGCACTGATCCGGTCCTGGCTCGTCGCCAGCGTGCGTCGCTCGGTCGTCTACGCCTGGACGCCGATCACGCTGGTCACGCTCGCTGTCGACTCGATGTTCGAGAGCTTCACGCTGGTCGGCGCCGGCTGGTTCATGCTCGTGCTGTGCGCACTGCGCGCCGGACAGTCACGTTCCTGGCGCGAGAACATCGACGCCGCGCAGACCGGAACGATCCCGACCTTGCGACCACAGGGCTGA
- a CDS encoding glycosyltransferase has protein sequence MAHVLQNVVFPLDRDPDLLPLYADPETWSVIEDEPVRVSNRAHLGNILGRHRARIVAGRRVSLGTYFNAFPASYWQHWTSVRHVQLTVRTTGPATILVYRSNGSGIRQRVATREVTGEVSTSFDLDLTQYSDGGWIWFDVVADEKHAILEGAEWTTEQEPARTGKASLGITTYNKPDYCVETLRALAASPDALEFIDRIFLIDQGTQIVAEQEGYDDVAAQLGDTLQVIRQANLGGSGGFARAMHETLKRPESDFVQLLDDDVRLEPESLRRSIVFGQYATTPVLVGGHMFDLLDRPKLHGWAEVVDENPFMWRNLYQEKMPHDFGVSNLRQSSLLHMRMDSDYNGWWMCLIPLDAIRAVGLSLPAFIKWDDAEFCLRAGEAGFPTVSMPGVALWHVSWVNKDDTIDWQAYFHARNRIVAGLLHSNAPRGGRLLTHSRRADLKHLMMMQYYPVALRAQALRDVLSGPAHMRKNLATAMPAARALAADYPETVVHRDPSTVLHSRHGRQVYKQLSKNDLDNPTGIRLRWFTLSTLISHWLHRPNPANVDRPEVEFGKEDAHWWRVPVFDSALVSAADGSGKNIYTRDRRKYRQMLRDTVRLHSELRRRWPELQQQYREALPELVSPQSWQQIFEEKA, from the coding sequence GTGGCCCACGTCTTGCAGAACGTCGTCTTCCCGCTCGATCGCGACCCCGATCTGCTTCCCCTCTACGCAGACCCCGAGACCTGGTCCGTGATCGAGGACGAACCGGTCCGCGTCTCCAACCGCGCGCACCTGGGCAACATCCTCGGTCGTCACCGGGCCCGTATCGTGGCCGGCCGCCGCGTGTCGCTCGGCACCTACTTCAATGCCTTCCCCGCTTCCTATTGGCAGCACTGGACGAGCGTTCGTCACGTGCAGCTCACGGTGCGCACCACCGGACCGGCGACGATCCTCGTGTACCGATCCAACGGCTCCGGCATCCGACAGCGCGTCGCGACGCGCGAGGTCACCGGCGAGGTCTCGACCTCCTTCGACCTGGATCTCACGCAGTACAGCGACGGCGGGTGGATCTGGTTCGACGTCGTCGCCGATGAGAAGCACGCGATCCTCGAGGGCGCGGAATGGACCACCGAGCAGGAGCCCGCCAGAACCGGCAAAGCGTCCCTCGGCATCACGACCTACAACAAGCCCGACTATTGCGTCGAGACGCTCCGCGCTCTCGCGGCGTCTCCGGATGCCTTGGAGTTCATCGATCGCATCTTCCTGATCGACCAGGGCACCCAGATCGTCGCCGAACAGGAGGGCTACGACGACGTCGCGGCGCAGCTGGGCGACACGCTCCAGGTGATCCGCCAGGCCAACCTCGGCGGATCCGGCGGCTTCGCTCGTGCCATGCACGAGACGTTGAAGCGCCCCGAGAGCGACTTCGTGCAGTTGCTCGATGACGATGTGCGCCTGGAACCCGAGTCGCTGCGTCGTTCGATCGTCTTCGGTCAGTACGCCACCACCCCGGTGCTCGTCGGCGGTCACATGTTCGACCTGCTCGACCGCCCCAAGCTCCACGGCTGGGCCGAGGTCGTCGACGAGAACCCGTTCATGTGGCGCAACCTCTACCAGGAGAAGATGCCGCACGACTTCGGTGTCTCGAATCTGCGCCAGTCCTCGCTCCTGCACATGCGTATGGATTCGGACTACAACGGGTGGTGGATGTGCCTCATCCCACTCGACGCGATCCGCGCAGTCGGCTTGTCACTGCCGGCATTCATCAAGTGGGACGACGCCGAGTTCTGCCTCCGGGCAGGAGAGGCGGGCTTCCCCACCGTGTCGATGCCCGGCGTCGCGCTCTGGCACGTGTCCTGGGTCAACAAGGACGACACGATCGACTGGCAGGCGTATTTCCACGCGCGAAACCGCATCGTCGCGGGGCTTCTCCACTCGAACGCCCCTCGCGGTGGTCGGCTGCTCACGCACAGTCGCCGCGCCGACCTCAAGCACCTCATGATGATGCAGTACTACCCCGTGGCCCTGCGTGCGCAGGCGCTGCGTGACGTGCTCTCGGGCCCGGCACACATGCGGAAGAACCTCGCCACCGCGATGCCCGCCGCCCGAGCTCTCGCGGCCGACTATCCCGAGACCGTGGTCCACCGCGACCCCTCGACGGTGCTGCATTCCCGCCATGGCCGCCAGGTCTACAAGCAGCTCTCCAAGAACGATCTCGACAATCCGACCGGCATCCGACTGCGTTGGTTCACACTGTCGACGCTGATCTCGCACTGGCTGCACCGGCCGAACCCGGCCAACGTCGATCGACCAGAGGTCGAATTCGGCAAGGAGGATGCGCACTGGTGGCGCGTCCCGGTGTTCGACAGCGCGCTCGTGAGCGCGGCCGACGGGTCGGGGAAGAACATCTACACGAGGGACCGTCGCAAGTACCGTCAGATGCTTCGCGACACCGTTCGCCTGCATTCCGAGCTGCGACGACGGTGGCCCGAACTGCAGCAGCAGTATCGAGAGGCGCTCCCCGAACTCGTGTCCCCCCAGTCCTGGCAGCAGATCTTCGAGGAGAAGGCATGA
- the galE gene encoding UDP-glucose 4-epimerase GalE, with product MKVLITGGAGYIGSTVATACIEAGIDVVLIDDLSTGRRDFGEGRSLYVGDIADRDLVDRVTAEHPDIDAVIHCAARIVVPESVADPLGYYEANVGKSIILLQRLRDAGIDRVVFSSSAAVYAGESGEGVDESGALAPSSPYATTKAMVENILQDAATAGDFRAIALRYFNPIGADPRLRTGLQNPTPSHALGMIMRAKASGEPFSITGTDWATRDGSGLRDYIHVWDLALAHVAAVLRFDEVATVAAPYQVINLGTGDGVTVRELVAAFERVTGEPLPVVESPRRPGDQAGAFAIVDRAAKVLDWQAQRSVDDGVRDALAWAERMRSQL from the coding sequence ATGAAGGTATTGATCACCGGCGGCGCCGGCTACATCGGGTCCACTGTCGCGACGGCGTGCATCGAAGCCGGGATCGACGTCGTGCTGATCGATGATCTCTCCACCGGTCGCCGCGATTTCGGCGAGGGGCGCTCGCTGTACGTCGGCGACATCGCCGACCGTGACCTCGTCGATCGCGTCACCGCAGAGCATCCCGACATCGACGCGGTGATCCATTGCGCCGCCCGCATCGTCGTCCCCGAGTCGGTCGCCGACCCGCTCGGCTACTACGAGGCCAACGTCGGCAAGAGCATCATCCTGCTGCAGCGGCTGCGTGATGCCGGGATCGATCGCGTCGTCTTCAGCTCGTCCGCAGCGGTGTACGCGGGGGAGAGCGGCGAGGGCGTCGACGAGTCGGGCGCGCTGGCTCCCTCCAGCCCGTACGCGACGACCAAGGCCATGGTCGAGAACATCCTGCAGGATGCCGCGACCGCCGGAGACTTCCGTGCCATCGCACTGCGCTACTTCAACCCGATCGGGGCCGACCCCCGCCTGCGCACAGGTCTGCAGAACCCCACCCCCTCGCATGCGCTCGGCATGATCATGCGCGCGAAAGCATCGGGCGAGCCGTTCTCCATCACGGGGACGGACTGGGCGACGCGGGACGGATCGGGGCTGCGCGACTACATCCACGTCTGGGACCTTGCTCTCGCACACGTCGCGGCGGTCCTTCGGTTCGACGAGGTCGCAACTGTGGCAGCCCCCTACCAGGTGATCAATCTCGGAACCGGGGACGGCGTGACGGTGCGAGAGCTCGTCGCCGCCTTCGAGCGCGTCACCGGTGAGCCACTGCCCGTGGTGGAGAGCCCACGTCGTCCGGGTGACCAGGCCGGCGCGTTCGCAATCGTGGACCGGGCCGCGAAGGTGCTCGATTGGCAGGCCCAGCGCTCCGTTGATGACGGGGTGCGTGACGCGCTCGCGTGGGCCGAGCGGATGCGCTCGCAGCTCTGA